GTGTCTGCCGTCATTCGACGTGATACGCATGTCTATTGCTGCATCGTGCATTGCGCTATCCTGACTCACCTGTTTAAAATGAGGATGCATGAAGCTTTCGAAATGCCTGTTGCTGATGGCGTTGTCACTGTCCGCTGTCGGTCACGCGCAAACTTCGCAGAAGTATTACTTCGGCGAAGGCCAGAGCGCGCCGCAAAGCGGGCGTGCCACTTCGCACAATCGGCATCACACGAAGCACCATTCGCCGCATAAGAACCAGTATTCGCATCCCTGATGCGGTTCGCGAGAGCACTAGAGGGTCGGCCGTGACTCGTAAAATTTTCGCCATAATGGCCTTAAGCCGCTGATCTCAATGAGAAATCGAAGTCGATCGTCGGATCGAGCGGTGGCACCTTTCGCTGGAGGTCGAGCAGATAGGAGCCGAGGCGGTTGATATGGTCCTTCCCGTAAGGCGAGAGTGTCTCGAGCACGCCGGCATCGACCGGATGCCCCTTACGCTGCCTGATGAGCCCCTTTCCTCGAACGTGGGGGCGGTGTCGTGTTCAGGCTGTCTGTCAATTCGCAGCTAGCATCTGGAACAGTAAATCGCCCGTCGCGTAGCGACACTGCTGTTCCAGCGACACTTCTTCAATGAAAATTATGCGAACCACTCACGCAGTCACGCAACGCATTGTGCTGCCGCTGATGTTAGCCAGCTAACTGTGACCGACTGATTTCCATGGCGATTCTCAGGTCATTGCGGACTACCATCAAACCATCGACGATAGTGTGCGCGCCCCGCTTTCTAGCGCAGGCAATATCTCGTCGACCATTTGCGTCGGCGTCATCCGGCTCGAATGCACACTTACCGTTAGCGCACAGTTCAGCTGATTTCGCACGTTCATAACCGGAACTGCGATCGAACGCAATCCAATCTCATACTCCTCATCAATTACCGAATGCCGTTCGTTGCGTGTCTGTTGAAACTGCGAAAGGATTTGCGCACGATCGGGAATCGTCTTCGCGCTGAACGGCTTGATGTCGATGCTCTCGAGATACTGCCGGATCTGAGCATCGGTACGGTGCATCATCAGCACGCGGCCGGAAGCCGCGCAGTAGGCGGGTAGCCGCGTGCCGATGCCGATCGACACCGACGCGATGCACGTCGCGGATGAGCGGCCGACAAATACAACCTCGTCGCCATCGAGCAGCGTGAGCGATGGACCTCATTCATGCGTTCGCCGATCACCTCGAGGATCGGCTGTGCGAGTTTTGTCAGCGACGCGCCCGACAAGTAGGCATAGCCGAGCTTCAGGATACGCGGCGTCAGGCGAAAAAATTTGCCTTCGAACTCCGCGTAGCCAAGCTTTGTGAGCGTCAGCAGATAACGGCGTGCCCCGGCACGCGTAAGTCCCGTCTTCTCGGCGACGACTGCCGCTGTGAGCGCGACCTCCGAAGCATTGAATGCCTCAATGACGGCAAACCCCTTCTCGAACGCGCCGACGAAATCGCGGTCCGTCTGGCAAGTTTTGTCGCGTCGACGAGAACATCGACATTGATGATTCTCGTCATCGCGATCGGCGATGGTGCCTTTCCAAAAGACCACGAACAAGCCGACGTGCCTGATGCATGATGCTTTCACACCAGAATCAATTGCGAAACCGCACGGCCGTGTTTGCCACGGCCGATAAATTGATGGAGCGAGACAAAGCAATGCAATCTGACCAAGCCATGGGTGGTCCGAGAACCCTTTACGACAAGATCTGGGACGCTCACCGGGTGATGACGCGTGACGATGGGCAGGACCTGCTGTTCATAGACCGGCATTTCGTTCACGACGTCACTGCACAATCGTTTGACATGTTGCGTGAGCGTGGACTCAAACCGCGCTCGCCCGATCGCATCTTCGGCACGGCCGACCACTACGTTTCCAGCGCGGCGAACGATATGGCGTCCGTGGCAGACCCCGAGCGGCGAGCCATGATCACGGCCTTGCAACGTGATACCGCGGAGTCGCGCATCACGCTGTTCGATATGGATGACTCGCGGCGCGGAATCGTGCATGTCGTCGGACCCGAGCAAGGTTTAAGTCTGCCTGGCATGACCGTCGTCTGCGCCGACAGCCACACGTCGACGCACGGCGCGCTCGGGGCGCTGGCATTCGGCATCGGCGCAACCGAGGTGGCGCACGTGCTCGCCACACAATGCCTCTGGCAGCGCAAATCGGGCAACATGCGCGTCATCCTCGACGGAAAGGCGGGTCAGGGCGTTACTGCTAAAGACTTGATTCTCGCCGTGATTGCGCGGATTGGCGTGGCTGGCGCGGCAGGCCACGTAATCGAGTACGCCGGCTCGGCTGTCGCGGGCCTATCGATGGAAGGACGGTTGACGCTATGCAACATGACGATCGAGGCGGGCGGCCGTGCCGGAATGATCGCTCCCGACGACACTACTTTCGGTTATCTGTCTGACCGCCCTTATGCCCCTGCAGGCGAGCAGTGGGATCGGGCGATGGCGCACTGGCGCGAGCTTTTTACCGACGCAGGCGCGGTGTTCGATCGCGAGGTGCATATCGACGTGGCTGATATCGCTCCCATGGTGACATGGGGAACCACGCCCGAATACGCGTGCGCAATCGACCACCGCGTGCCCGATCCTGCGGAGGAGGCCGACCCCGATCTCCGTGCGTCAATGTTGCGGGCACTTGAGTACATGGGGCTGAAGCCTCACGAGGCGCTGGAAGGCGTCGCGATCGATAGGGTTTTCATCGGCTCATGCACCAACGGACGGATTGAGGACCTGCGCAGCGCGGCCGAGGTCGCGCGCGGTCGCCGCGTTGCACCTGGCGTCGAGGCATGGGTGGTGCCCGGATCGCACCTGGTACGCGCGCAGGCCGAAGCCGAAGGGCTGGATCACGTGTTCAGGGAAGCCGGTTTCGAGTGGCGCTTCCCCGGCTGTTCGATGTGCCTTGCAACCAACGGCGATGTCGCTGCCCCCGGCCAGCGCTGTGCCTCTACCTCGAACCGCAATTTCGTGGGCCGTCAGGGGCCGGGCGTGCGCACACACCTGATGAGCCCGTCCATGGCTGCTGCCGCTGCAGTGATGGGTCATCTGACGGACGTGCGCCTCCTCTTGGGAGCCTGAAAATGGACAGCCTGAAATACCTTGACTCCGTCGCGGTGCCAATTGCCGAAATCAACTGCGATACCGACCAGATACTGCCAGCACGCTTCCTCCAGAAACCTCGTTCCGACGATTTCGGCCAATTTCTGTTCCGTGCACTGCGCTTCGACCACGATGGTGCGGAGCGACCGGACTTTGTGCTCAACAAGACGCCTTACAGGCAGTCTCGCATCGTCGTAGCCAACCACAATTTCGGTTGCGGTTCTTCGCGAGAGCACGCCGTCTGGGCGCTGTATGACTACGGTATCCGGGCGGTGATTGCGCCAGGCTTCGGCGATATCTTTTTCATCAACTGCCTGAAAAACGGGCTGCTGCCCATCGTATTGCCAGAGGCCGTGGTTTTGCCGCTGCTGGACACTTTGTCGACCAGTCCGGGCAGTCGCATTGCCATCGACCTGCCCGCACAGACCGCGACGTTGCCCGACAGCTCGGCCCATGTCTTCGAGATGGAGCCGTTCGCGAAAGAGTGTCTGCTGCGAGGGATGGACGAGATCGACTACACGCTGTCGCATCAGGATCGCATCGACGCGTTCGAGCGCAACCATGCCCGAGCGTATTGAAGGCGCACCCTTACGGATAACAACCAAGGAGAAGCTCAGATGAAGATTGCAGTCATGCCGGGTGACGGTATCGGCACAGAGGTGGTGGCGCAGGCGGTCAAGGTGCTACGGGTCGTGGCGCCTCATGCCGAGACTCAGGAGGCGTCCATCGGCGAGGCAGGCATTCAGGCCCATGGAGTGCCACTTCCCGAACCCACTCTGGAGTTGGCTCGCAAGGCCGATGCGATCCTGTTCGGCTCGGTGGGTGTGGCCGACGAGGCCGATATCCCGCGTGAACGTCGTCCCGGCACGGGATTACTGCAGTTGCGCGAAGCGCTGACCCTGTATGCCAACTTCCGGCCGGCCTATATGTTCCCGGAACTGATCGGCGCTTCGACCTTGCGGCCAGAGGTGGTCGATGGGCTGGATCTCGTAATCGTGCGTGAATTAAATGGCGACGCCTATTTCGGTCAACCGCGTGGGTTCGAAACCAACCAGGCCGGGGAGCGCGTGGGTTTCAACACAATGCGGTATTCGGAATCAGAGGTCGAGCGGGTTGCCCGTGCTGCCTTCGAAAGCGCCCGACGCCGCAGCCGCAAGTTGTGCTCAGTGGACAAGGCGAATGTGCTCGAGGCAAGCCAGTTATGGCGCGAAGTTGTCACGCGCGTCGGGCGCGATTACCCGGATGTCGAACTGACCCATCTCTTTGTGGATGCCGCCGCCATGATGCTCATGCGTCGACCCAAGCAGTTCGACGTGATCGTCACGGGCAATCTGTTTGGAGACATTCTCTCGGATGCTGCGGCGATGTTGACCGGTTCAATCGGCATGCTGCCTTCAGCATCGCTGGGCTATAACCGCAAGGGCTTGTACGAGCCTGTGCACGGCTCGGCGCCGGACATTGCAGGCAAGGATATCGCCAATCCGCTCGCCGCGATCCTGTCGCTTGCGATGATGCTGCGCGAGAGCTTCGAGATGGAAGATGCCGCGACCCGCGTTGAGCAGGCCGTGCGTGCAGTGCTAGGCGCCGGCTATCGAACTGCCGACATCCATCAGGAAGGCACGCAATCCGTGGGTACCCGAGACATGGGCGATGCGGTGGTCGAGGCACTGCGCAAGCAGGCGGCGTAAGCGCGCATCGCGCAGCAGGAAGAAGGTCAGAAGCAAGAGGATCGGGGGCATGAGGAGCCGATGATCCTCGGCAGTTCTCAGCATCAAAGGTATCGGGTTCGTGAAGACCCCGGTCCATCCTCGGCGGTAGGTCGCACCAAAATATTCCCTAAAAGGGAGGAGACAACCATGAAGCTGAAATTTGCCATCGCGCTTTGTGCCGCGTTCGAGCTTGGCTGCGGTTCTGTCGCGGCCGTGGCCAAGGATGTGCCTGAAAAACCCGAACTTCACATTGCGGCGGCCTCCGTCGGCATCACGTATCTGCCGATGCTCGTCGCCGTGCAACGCGGCTACTTCAAGGACGAAGGGTTAGATGTGCACATCGCTGCCTTCTCAGGGGGTTCCAAGACATTAGAGGCGTTGTTGGGAGGGAGCTCCGACATGGTAGCGGGCGCCTATTCAAACACCATCACGATGGCTACCAAGGGGCAGCACCTGGTGACGATCGCAGCGCAGGTCAATTGTCCAGGCTGGATCTTCGGCGTGTCCCAGAAGCGCCAGGCCGAAGTCAAGTCGACGAAGGACCTGAAGGGTATGCGTATCGGCGTGAGTGCGCCGGGCTCCAGCACACATATGGCACTGAACTACATCCTGCACAAGGCGGGGCTTCAGCCATCGGACGTATCCATCATCGGTGTTGGTCAGGCTGCGGGAGCCGTAGCGGCAGTGAGGGCGGGCCAGATCGATGCGCTGATCGTCAATGATCCGAGCGCCACAATCCTGACGAAGGACGGCAGCCTCAAACCGTTGGAGAACATGCGTACCGCAGAGGGTAACGTCAAGGTGTTCGGGTCGGATTATCCGGAGTCGAGCCTGTTTGCGACTCAGGATTTCATCAATAAGAATCCGAAGACGGTACAGGCGGTCGCCAATGCGATCGTGCGCGCGGAGAAGTGGATCGCCAAAGCCACGCCCCAGCAAGTCGCGGACAATGTGCCGCCTGAGTACCTGGGCGAGAACAAGGCACTGTATGCCGATGCCTTCACAAATAGCCGCCGGTGCATCGCACAGAACGGGGAGATTACGGCCAAAGGTGCACAGACCGTGCGTGATGTGCTGTCGGCGTTCGACCCGAACGTGGCGGCGGCCAAAATTGATCTCTCCTCGACCTATGACAACCGGTTTGTCGAGAAAGCGGCGGAGATCCAGCCATGAGCACTGCGCCGTGCAATATCGTCGTTGATCGTGGCCAGACTGCAATGCGTGAGGCTTTGCGCTTTGACAATGTAACCTGCACTTTCGCCGGCAATGGCAAGAACGCTCAGACCTACACGGCCGTTTCCGGCGGCAATCTGGCGATCGGCGACGGAGAGTTCGTCTCGATAGTTGGACCTACGGGGTGTGGCAAGTCCACGTTGCTGAATGTGGCAGCCGGGCTCACCCGGCCATCGTCGGGCAGCTTGAGCGTGTTCGGCGAGAAGCTGACCAATGGCCTGAACAAGCAAGCTGCCTACCTGTTCCAGGTCGACGCACTCATGCCGTGGAAGACGGCCGAAGAGAACATCGCCATGGGCCTCATCTTCCGTGGCACGCCCCACGATGAGGCGCTGAAGGTGGCGCACGAATGGCTTGAGCGGGTGGGTTTGCACGGCCACGGCAAAAAGTATCCGCACCAGATGTCGGGTGGCATGCGCAAGCGTGCCGGCCTGGCGCAAGCACTGGCGCTGAATCCTCGCATCATCCTGATGGACGAACCCTTCAGTGCGCTGGACATCCAGACCAGGCACCTGATGGAAAACGAGCTACTGCGGCTGTGGTCGCACGACCGCAAGTCTGTGATGTTCGTGACCCACGATCTCGAAGAGGCTATTTCCTTATCGGACCGCGTCATCGTGCTGTCGGCAGGGCCCGGTACGCGGCCTATCGCGGAGTTTGAAATCGACCTTGTGCGTCCACGCGAAATGTCAGAAATCCGTATGACGCAGCGTTTCCTGCAACTGCACACCCAGATCTGGGACGTGCTTCGAGGGGAGGTTCTGAAAAGCTATGCGCGCAATCGTGTTTGACCCAAACAATCGCGTTGCTGTTCTTGTCACGCGGCTCGCACTCCTGTTCGGCGTTCTGTTCCTGTGGTGGATCTGCACCAGTCAGAAATGGTTGTCGCCTTTTTTCTTCGGCGATCCGTTGGGCGTTGCGCATCGCATCGTCGAATGGACTGTGACCGGCTCGGTGTTTCGCCACCTGTACACAACGCTGCTCGAAACCATGCTGGCGTTCGCGATCGGTACGGTGTCCGGTCTGGCTTGCGGTCTATGGCTCGCGCTCAATCCGTTCCTCGCGGTCGTGTTCGATCCATTTATAAAGGCCATGAATTCCATGCCGCGACTGATCTTTGCACCGATCTTCGCGCTTTGGTTTGGCCTCGGCATCTGGTCCAAGGTGGCGCTGGGCGTGACGCTCGTCTTCTTCGTTGTCTTCTTTAACGTCTTCCAGGGGGTGCGCGAGGTCAGCCCTGCGGTGTTGTCCAACACCCGAATGCTGGGCGCCAATGCGCGTCAGCTAATGCGGCACGTGTATCTCCCTTCGGCGACGAGCTGGGTGTTCTCAAGCTTGCACAACGCGATCGGCATCGCGTTTGTTGGAAGCGTGGTCGGTGAGTATCTAGGCTCGGAGAAGGGCGTAGGGTATCTGATTCTGCTGGCAGAGGGCGTGTTCGACATCAACTCGGTTATCGCTGGCATTCTGGTGTTGACCTTATTTGCACTGTTGCTCGATACAGCGGTATCCCTCGTCGAGGACTACCTTCTGCGCTGGCGTCCTGTCGCCGGGCAGACCGTGGCCGCGAGCGCATGAGCATGTGTGCCGCGATCGACACATCAACGTTAAGGAAATTATCTTGCAGACCAACGCAATAAATCTGAACGACCGCATCGCTGTTGTGACCGGCGGCGCGCAAGGCATCGGCCTGGAGGTCGGCCGCCGGCTGCTGGCCTCCGGCGCGCGCCTCGTGATCTGGGATATCAATGCCGCAGGCCTGGAGCGGGCCCGTATAGAACTGGGACATTCCGATATTCACGTCGAACGTGTTGATATCGCCGACTATGCCAGCGTCGAAGCTGCTGTATCGGGTACGCTGAAGGTCGCCGGACGCATCGATATCCTGATCAATAACGCGGCGGTCGTTGGCCCAAATGCGACCTTGGCCGAGTATCCCATCGACGTCTGGAAGCAGGTGATCGACATCGACGTCAACGGCACTTTCCACTGCTGCCGCGCTGTGGTACCCGTGATGGTCGGGCAGAACTACGGTCGCATCGTTAATCTGGCTTCCGTCGCCGGCAAGGAAGGTAACCCCAACGCCGCAGCGTACAGTTCAGCCAAGGCTGCTGTCATTGCCATGACCAAGTCGCTCGGAAAGGAACTGGCGAGCCACGATATCGCGGTCAACTGCGTCACGCCCGCAGTGGCTCGTACGCCCGGCGCGATGGAACAATCGCCCGAGCATATCCGCTACATGCTGGGCAAGATTCCGCGTGGCCGTTTCCTCGAACTCAATGAAGCAGCCGCAATGATCGCCTGGCTTGTCAGTGAAGAGAATTCATTTACCACAGCCTCGGTTTTTGATCTGTCTGGTGGCCGGGCTACCTATTGAAGGGAACTTATAAGATGAAGCTGTTACGCTACGGTCCGCACGGCGGGGAGAAGCCGGGCCTGCTCGACACCGATGGAAACGTGCGGGACTTGTCGGGCCATGTGGCCGACATCTCCGGCGACGTTCTGCTGCCCGACAGTTTGGCCCGCCTGAAAGCGCTCGACGTCACTTCGCTGCCGCGCGTGGGAGGCAATCCACGCCTGGGCCCGTGCGTCGGCGGTACGCGAAAATTCATCTGCATCGGGCTGAACTACTCCGACCATGCCGCCGAGACAGGCGCCGCGATACCGCCGGAGCCCATCGTTTTTATGAAGGCTACCAGCGCGATCGTAGGTCCGAACGATGCCATTGAGATCCCGCGCAACGCTCTCAAGACGGACTGGGAGGTCGAACTGGGTGTCGTCATCGGCAAGACCGCAAAGTACGTGAGCGAGAGCGATGCTATGGATCATGTGGCCGGCTACTGCGTGATCAATGACGTTTCTGAGCGCGCGTTTCAGGCAGAGCGTCAGGGGCAATGGACCAAGGGCAAGTCGGCCGACACCTTCGGTCCGACGGGCCCGTGGCTAGTGACTTCAGACGAAGTGCATAATCCGCAAGCATTACCCATGTGGCTGGAGGTTAATGGCCATCGCTACCAGAACGGTAATACGGCCACCATGATTTACGGAGTGCGTTACCTTGTAGCCTACCTGTCGCAGTTCATGTCGCTGCAGCCGGGCGACATTATTTCCACCGGCACGCCGCCGGGTGTTGGGTTGGGGCAAAAGCCGCCCGTCTACCTGAAACCGGGTGACGTGGTGACGCTTGGCATCGAGGGCTTGGGGCAGCAACGCCAGAACGTTCTCCAGGGTTAGATATTCGCGGCCGAACGGGTCTGGACAACAAGGAGACAAACATCGTGATAACGGTCAGGCGCCTGCTGTTGCCATTACTAGCCGCTTGCGCGGCCTTCCTGAGCCAGTCGGGCGCGAGCGCGGCGTCTGCGCCAGAGAAACCGAAGCTCAGCCTTGCGGCTGCAGGCGTGGGCTTCCCCTATCTTCCGTTCGTCATTGCGGAAAGTCGGGGATACTTCAAGCAGGCTGGACTGGATGTCGAGATTGGCGTGTTCAGCGGCGGCGCGAAGGCTCTGCAGGCGATGTTAGGCGGCAGCGCCGATATCGTCGCGGGCGCTTATTCCAACACGATCACGATGGCGGCGAAGGGGCAGAAGCTGGTGTCGTTCGTGACCCTGGCCTCGTGTCCGGGCTGGGTATTTGGTGTGACCCGCGCCAGCCACGACAAGGTGAAGACGTATGCGGACCTCAAGGGAAAACGCATCGGAGTAAGCTCACCCGGTTCCAGCTTCCACATGGGCGTCAACTATCTGCTAAACAGGGCCGGCCTCAAACCGGGTGATGTCTCAATCATTGGCGTTGGTTCGTCTGCTGGTGCGATTGCCGCAGCACGCAGCGGGCAGATTGATGCATTGATGAGCAACGACCCGGTCGCAACCGTACTGCAGGGCAGTGGTGACCTTTTTCCTCTGGCTGTGATGCGTGATCCGGCCGGGACTCGCGCGACGCTGGGCGGCGACTATCCGGAAGCTTCCGTCTACACCACCAGGGAATTCGCAGCCAGGTATCCGAATACCGTGCAAGCGGTGACGAATGCCATCCTGGAGGCCGAGCGCTGGATGGCGCATGCGACGCCTGAGCAGGTTGCCGCCGCAGTGCCGCCGCAATACGCGCTGGCCGACAAGGCTGTGTTCGCCCAAGCCTACGGCAACATGCAGAACTGCATTTCGCGCGACGGCCTGATGACGGACGCCGCCGCGCACACCGTACGCGATGTGCTCGCCGCCTTCGATCCCGACATCGGCAAGGCCCCAATCGACCTGAAAGCCACGTACGACAACCGCTTCGTCGAGAATGCCATCAAGCACTGACTTGCGAGGAATTCAATAATGGAGAACTGCGTCCAAATCCTGGCGGAAGGGTTGAAGTTTCCCGAAGGGCCGGTGGCGATGGCCGATGGCTCAATCGTCCTGGTCGAAATCGAGCGCGAGACCATCAGTCGCGTGACGCCGGACGGCACGGTCAGTGTATTGAAGGAGGTGGGTGGCGGGCCCAACGGGTTGGCCTTGGGGCCGGATGGAGCTTTCTACATCTGCAATAACGGAGGTTTCCTGTTCCGTACCGTTGCCGGTCTGAATCGCACCAAACCAGGCGTGCACCCGCTTTATACCAGCGGGCGCATCGAGCGTTTCGACCCACACACGGGGGACCTGAAGGCTTTGTACGACCACTGTGGTGAATACCCGCTATGCGGTCCCAACGACATCGTCTTTGACCACGACGGCGGCTTCTACTTCACCGACTTCGGCAAGAACCGGTTGCGCGAGCGTGATCATGCAGGTCTCTATTACGGGCGAGCCGACGGATCAATGATCGTTGAAGTAGCCTATCCGCTCACGACGGCCAACGGGGTTGGCCTGTCGCCAGACGATAGTGTTGTGTATGTGGCGGAGACCGAGACCGCGCGCTTATGGGCATTCGATCTTGAGGTGCCAGGCCGGGCGCGCAAGCATCCTTATCCGTCCCCGCACGGCGGTCGCCTGATTTGCGGGCTACCGGGCTACCAACGCTTTGATAGCCTGGCCGTGGACGCAGAGGGAAATATCTGCGTAGCCACGCTGGTCACGGGTTGCATCACGGTGGTTGCGCCCTCTGGTGAGGTACTGCGCCAGGTGACGGTACCAGATGGCATGGTGACCAACATCTGTTTTGGTGGTGCCGACATGAAGACTGCTTACCTTACGCTCTCAGGCACGGGGCGCCTGGGGACCTTAGCCTGGCCGCAAGCGGGATTGAGACTGGCTTATTCCTGACTGCTACGTGCAAGCAGGTGCTTGAGAAAGAGTTGAACGGGTGCGGGGAGCGTCTCGGCCTCGCGCACACAGATCTTCCAGTGTCGTTCGGCCCAGACTTCGTCAAGCTGCACGGCGACCAGTGGCCCCGAACTCACGTAGCGGTGGGCATGATGTTCAGGTACCAGCCCTATGCCAAGCCGCGCTTCGACCATGCTGCGTACGGGCTCAAAGCCATTTACCCGGATCGACAGCTTGAGCGGGTGGTCCAGG
The Paraburkholderia hospita DNA segment above includes these coding regions:
- a CDS encoding IclR family transcriptional regulator domain-containing protein; translation: MASVSIGIGTRLPAYCAASGRVLMMHRTDAQIRQYLESIDIKPFSAKTIPDRAQILSQFQQTRNERHSVIDEEYEIGLRSIAVPVMNVRNQLNCALTVSVHSSRMTPTQMVDEILPALESGARTLSSMV
- a CDS encoding helix-turn-helix domain-containing protein, with the protein product MKASCIRHVGLFVVFWKGTIADRDDENHQCRCSRRRDKTCQTDRDFVGAFEKGFAVIEAFNASEVALTAAVVAEKTGLTRAGARRYLLTLTKLGYAEFEGKFFRLTPRILKLGYAYLSGASLTKLAQPILEVIGERMNEVHRSRCSMATRLYLSAAHPRRASRRCRSASARGYPPTARLPAAC
- the leuC gene encoding 3-isopropylmalate dehydratase large subunit, coding for MQSDQAMGGPRTLYDKIWDAHRVMTRDDGQDLLFIDRHFVHDVTAQSFDMLRERGLKPRSPDRIFGTADHYVSSAANDMASVADPERRAMITALQRDTAESRITLFDMDDSRRGIVHVVGPEQGLSLPGMTVVCADSHTSTHGALGALAFGIGATEVAHVLATQCLWQRKSGNMRVILDGKAGQGVTAKDLILAVIARIGVAGAAGHVIEYAGSAVAGLSMEGRLTLCNMTIEAGGRAGMIAPDDTTFGYLSDRPYAPAGEQWDRAMAHWRELFTDAGAVFDREVHIDVADIAPMVTWGTTPEYACAIDHRVPDPAEEADPDLRASMLRALEYMGLKPHEALEGVAIDRVFIGSCTNGRIEDLRSAAEVARGRRVAPGVEAWVVPGSHLVRAQAEAEGLDHVFREAGFEWRFPGCSMCLATNGDVAAPGQRCASTSNRNFVGRQGPGVRTHLMSPSMAAAAAVMGHLTDVRLLLGA
- the leuD gene encoding 3-isopropylmalate dehydratase small subunit, coding for MDSLKYLDSVAVPIAEINCDTDQILPARFLQKPRSDDFGQFLFRALRFDHDGAERPDFVLNKTPYRQSRIVVANHNFGCGSSREHAVWALYDYGIRAVIAPGFGDIFFINCLKNGLLPIVLPEAVVLPLLDTLSTSPGSRIAIDLPAQTATLPDSSAHVFEMEPFAKECLLRGMDEIDYTLSHQDRIDAFERNHARAY
- the leuB gene encoding 3-isopropylmalate dehydrogenase, producing the protein MKIAVMPGDGIGTEVVAQAVKVLRVVAPHAETQEASIGEAGIQAHGVPLPEPTLELARKADAILFGSVGVADEADIPRERRPGTGLLQLREALTLYANFRPAYMFPELIGASTLRPEVVDGLDLVIVRELNGDAYFGQPRGFETNQAGERVGFNTMRYSESEVERVARAAFESARRRSRKLCSVDKANVLEASQLWREVVTRVGRDYPDVELTHLFVDAAAMMLMRRPKQFDVIVTGNLFGDILSDAAAMLTGSIGMLPSASLGYNRKGLYEPVHGSAPDIAGKDIANPLAAILSLAMMLRESFEMEDAATRVEQAVRAVLGAGYRTADIHQEGTQSVGTRDMGDAVVEALRKQAA
- a CDS encoding ABC transporter substrate-binding protein; protein product: MKLKFAIALCAAFELGCGSVAAVAKDVPEKPELHIAAASVGITYLPMLVAVQRGYFKDEGLDVHIAAFSGGSKTLEALLGGSSDMVAGAYSNTITMATKGQHLVTIAAQVNCPGWIFGVSQKRQAEVKSTKDLKGMRIGVSAPGSSTHMALNYILHKAGLQPSDVSIIGVGQAAGAVAAVRAGQIDALIVNDPSATILTKDGSLKPLENMRTAEGNVKVFGSDYPESSLFATQDFINKNPKTVQAVANAIVRAEKWIAKATPQQVADNVPPEYLGENKALYADAFTNSRRCIAQNGEITAKGAQTVRDVLSAFDPNVAAAKIDLSSTYDNRFVEKAAEIQP
- a CDS encoding ABC transporter ATP-binding protein, producing MSTAPCNIVVDRGQTAMREALRFDNVTCTFAGNGKNAQTYTAVSGGNLAIGDGEFVSIVGPTGCGKSTLLNVAAGLTRPSSGSLSVFGEKLTNGLNKQAAYLFQVDALMPWKTAEENIAMGLIFRGTPHDEALKVAHEWLERVGLHGHGKKYPHQMSGGMRKRAGLAQALALNPRIILMDEPFSALDIQTRHLMENELLRLWSHDRKSVMFVTHDLEEAISLSDRVIVLSAGPGTRPIAEFEIDLVRPREMSEIRMTQRFLQLHTQIWDVLRGEVLKSYARNRV
- a CDS encoding ABC transporter permease, encoding MRAIVFDPNNRVAVLVTRLALLFGVLFLWWICTSQKWLSPFFFGDPLGVAHRIVEWTVTGSVFRHLYTTLLETMLAFAIGTVSGLACGLWLALNPFLAVVFDPFIKAMNSMPRLIFAPIFALWFGLGIWSKVALGVTLVFFVVFFNVFQGVREVSPAVLSNTRMLGANARQLMRHVYLPSATSWVFSSLHNAIGIAFVGSVVGEYLGSEKGVGYLILLAEGVFDINSVIAGILVLTLFALLLDTAVSLVEDYLLRWRPVAGQTVAASA
- a CDS encoding SDR family NAD(P)-dependent oxidoreductase codes for the protein MQTNAINLNDRIAVVTGGAQGIGLEVGRRLLASGARLVIWDINAAGLERARIELGHSDIHVERVDIADYASVEAAVSGTLKVAGRIDILINNAAVVGPNATLAEYPIDVWKQVIDIDVNGTFHCCRAVVPVMVGQNYGRIVNLASVAGKEGNPNAAAYSSAKAAVIAMTKSLGKELASHDIAVNCVTPAVARTPGAMEQSPEHIRYMLGKIPRGRFLELNEAAAMIAWLVSEENSFTTASVFDLSGGRATY
- a CDS encoding fumarylacetoacetate hydrolase family protein → MKLLRYGPHGGEKPGLLDTDGNVRDLSGHVADISGDVLLPDSLARLKALDVTSLPRVGGNPRLGPCVGGTRKFICIGLNYSDHAAETGAAIPPEPIVFMKATSAIVGPNDAIEIPRNALKTDWEVELGVVIGKTAKYVSESDAMDHVAGYCVINDVSERAFQAERQGQWTKGKSADTFGPTGPWLVTSDEVHNPQALPMWLEVNGHRYQNGNTATMIYGVRYLVAYLSQFMSLQPGDIISTGTPPGVGLGQKPPVYLKPGDVVTLGIEGLGQQRQNVLQG
- a CDS encoding ABC transporter substrate-binding protein — its product is MITVRRLLLPLLAACAAFLSQSGASAASAPEKPKLSLAAAGVGFPYLPFVIAESRGYFKQAGLDVEIGVFSGGAKALQAMLGGSADIVAGAYSNTITMAAKGQKLVSFVTLASCPGWVFGVTRASHDKVKTYADLKGKRIGVSSPGSSFHMGVNYLLNRAGLKPGDVSIIGVGSSAGAIAAARSGQIDALMSNDPVATVLQGSGDLFPLAVMRDPAGTRATLGGDYPEASVYTTREFAARYPNTVQAVTNAILEAERWMAHATPEQVAAAVPPQYALADKAVFAQAYGNMQNCISRDGLMTDAAAHTVRDVLAAFDPDIGKAPIDLKATYDNRFVENAIKH
- a CDS encoding SMP-30/gluconolactonase/LRE family protein encodes the protein MENCVQILAEGLKFPEGPVAMADGSIVLVEIERETISRVTPDGTVSVLKEVGGGPNGLALGPDGAFYICNNGGFLFRTVAGLNRTKPGVHPLYTSGRIERFDPHTGDLKALYDHCGEYPLCGPNDIVFDHDGGFYFTDFGKNRLRERDHAGLYYGRADGSMIVEVAYPLTTANGVGLSPDDSVVYVAETETARLWAFDLEVPGRARKHPYPSPHGGRLICGLPGYQRFDSLAVDAEGNICVATLVTGCITVVAPSGEVLRQVTVPDGMVTNICFGGADMKTAYLTLSGTGRLGTLAWPQAGLRLAYS